From a single Miscanthus floridulus cultivar M001 chromosome 8, ASM1932011v1, whole genome shotgun sequence genomic region:
- the LOC136472324 gene encoding (E)-beta-caryophyllene synthase-like — protein sequence MTTSSPVPLVSQMQRKQLTYTPSPWGDFFLEHIPCTPSQFLSMKERAQSKKEQVRQIVLETVATSNLIQKMELVDTMQRIGLDYHYKKEINDLLCSVYDDKDGGSDNLYITSLRFYLLRKHGYGVSSDVFEKFRDEQGNISSDDVSCLLMLYDAAHLRTRGEDILDNIITFNKSHLQSLLLLENLGPEQQDEVQCTLETPRFRRVKRVETRRYISVYEKKATRDATILEFAKLDYNILQAIYCDELKELTVWWKDFQSRIDLCFTRDRMVELHFWMLGVLFEPYQSYPRQMMTKFYIIMTLIDDLYDNYGTTEESDIFTAAMERWDEEITEQLPTYIKALFINIRNTTNKIEEELRHKKNKHAELFKKLVIDMAKNYHAEVKWRDEHFIPTNVEEHLQISLPSSGCMHMTNLGFISLGDVTTKEDVEWALTFPKIIRGVCIVGRVGNDIVSHEREQAKEHVVSTVQTYMNQYEVTVEEANKMLKVIIEEAWMDIVEECIEHKRPMALLEVAVNVARTMDFMYKSEDAFTLSFSLKNTIASIYVNSV from the exons ATGACCACCAGCAGCCCCGTCCCACTGGTCTCGCAGATGCAGCGCAAGCAACTGACATACACCCCAAGCCCATGGGGTGACTTCTTCCTCGAGCACATCCCATGCACTCCATCACAG TTCTTGTCAATGAAGGAGAGGGCACAGAGCAAGAAGGAACAAGTGAGGCAGATTGTATTAGAAACCGTTGCCACCTCCAACCTGATACAGAAGATGGAGCTCGTCGACACGATGCAACGGATCGGGCTGGACTACCACTACAAGAAGGAGATCAATGATTTGCTTTGCTCTGTCTACGATGACAAAGATGGAGGCTCTGACAACCTCTACATCACCTCGCTGAGGTTCTATTTGCTCAGGAAGCATGGGTACGGAGTCTCTTCAG ATGTGTTTGAGAAATTCAGGGATGAGCAAGGGAACATTTCAAGTGATGATGTCAGCTGCTTGCTGATGTTGTATGATGCTGCGCATCTGAGAACTCGTGGGGAGGATATACTTGACAACATCATCACTTTCAACAAGAGCCACCTCCAATCTCTACTGCTGCTGGAAAATTTGGGGCCAGAGCAACAAGACGAGGTCCAGTGCACTTTGGAAACACCTCGGTTCAGGCGGGTCAAGAGAGTGGAGACAAGGCGCTACATCTCAGTATATGAGAAGAAGGCTACACGGGATGCGACCATACTGGAGTTTGCAAAACTAGACTACAACATCTTGCAAGCTATCTACTGTGATGAGTTGAAAGAACTTACAGT ATGGTGGAAGGATTTCCAATCACGAATAGATCTGTGCTTTACAAGGGACAGAATGGTGGAGCTGCATTTTTGGATGCTCGGAGTGCTTTTTGAGCCTTATCAATCATATCCACGGCAAATGATGACAAAGTTTTACATAATCATGACCTTAATTGATGACCTTTATGACAACTACGGCACCACAGAGGAGAGCGATATCTTCACTGCGGCCATGGAAAG GTGGGATGAAGAAATCACAGAACAGCTTCCAACATACATAAAGGCACTCTTCATCAACATACGTAACACTACAAATAAGATCGAGGAGGAGTTAAGACataagaaaaacaagcatgctgaaTTGTTCAAGAAACTG GTGATTGACATGGCTAAAAACTACCATGCTGAGGTGAAATGGCGAGATGAACATTTCATTCCAACCAATGTTGAAGAGCACCTCCAAATTTCCTTGCCTAGCAGTGGTTGTATGCATATGACAAATCTTGGGTTTATTTCATTGGGAGATGTGACTACTAAGGAGGATGTTGAGTGGGCTCTCACCTTTCCAAAAATCATTAGAGGTGTCTGTATCGTGGGACGTGTCGGCAATGACATCGTGTCGCATGAG CGTGAACAAGCTAAGGAGCATGTGGTATCCACAGTGCAAACTTACATGAACCAATATGAGGTGACAGTAGAGGAAGCCAACAAAATGCTTAAAGTTATAATTGAAGAAGCATGGATGGACATTGTTGAAGAATGCATCGAGCACAAACGTCCTATGGCACTTTTAGAGGTAGCAGTCAATGTTGCCCGAACAATGGATTTCATGTACAAGAGTGAAGACGCATTCACCCTTTCATTTAGCCTCAAGAACACTATAGCTTCAATATATGTCAACTCCGTGTGA